Part of the Desulfolutivibrio sulfoxidireducens genome is shown below.
TGGCGCATCTCGGGATTTTTTGGGGCTATTCCATGAAATAACTGAATATTCTCATCAAAGGAACGTTTCTTGTTTCACGAGAACAAACACGTGAAAACATGCCCGGCGCCAAAAGGAGAATGGTCATGGAAAAGTCATTCACCAATCTTATCGAAGAGGTGCAAAAACCCGGTCTTTGCCACCGTTGCGGCGGATGCGTGACGTTCTGCTCGGCCATCAATTTCGGGGCCCTGGAACTCGGTCCGGATGGAAGCCCCAGGTACAAGGATCCGGAAAAATGCATCGAATGCGGCATCTGCTACATGATATGCCCCGTCAACCACGAACTGGACAACGAGACGCGCAACCTGGTCAACTGGCACGAGCCCATGGGCAACGTCATCGGGACCACCGTGGCCCGGGCCATGGACCCCGAGGTCCGCGCGGCGGGCACGGACGGCGGCGTGGTCACCGCCATCCTCCTGCGCCTGTTCGACCAAGGGCACATCGACGGGGCCATCGTGTGCCGCCAGACCGGCCCCTTCCAGCGCCGGCCGGCTCTGGCCAGGACCCGCGAGGACATCCTGGCCGCCGCCGGATCCCACTACGACGTGTCCCACGGCATGGAGGCCTTTGGCGGCGAGTACGCCACCTACACCACCTATTCCCCCTCCATCCAGGCCTTCGGCGCCCTGTCCCGGGAACACCTGGGCCGGGTGGCCTTCGTGGGCACCCCCTGCCAGGTCAAGACCCTGCGCAAGATGCAGGCCATGGGCATCGTGCCCTCGGACGCCATCAAGTATACCCTGGGTCTGTTCTGTACGCGGAACTTCCTCTTCGGCGACACGGAACGGGCCAGACTCGAGCAGATCGGGGGCTTCTCCTGGGACGACATCGTCAAGGTCAACGTGCGGGAACGTCTCCAGATCTTCACCAGGGACGGCGAGGTGAAAAAGATCGAGTTCGACAAGCTCGATTTCATGACCCGTTCCGCCTGCCGGTACTGTGACGATTATTCCGCCGAATACGCCGATCTTTCCTTCGGCGGCGTCGGCGCCGACCCCGGCTGGACCACGGTCATCAGCCGCACGCCGCTTGGACGGGCCGCTCTGGCCGACGCCAGGGGGACGGTCATCGAGCAGCGCAGCGTGTCTGAAAAGCCCAAGTACGCCTCGGACGCCATGGCCAAGGTGGAGGAACTCTCGAGGAAAAAGAAGGCCGCCGCCATCAGGCATCGGGGCGAACGCCGGGTGGGGTAGGCCAGAGGCAAGGACGTCCCTCCCGCGAGGGGCGTCCCGTTCGGGACGGGCCGGCTCGGTCGGGACGGGCCGGCTCGGTCGGAAGGACCGGCCATTCGCGAGGGTCGAGCCGTTCCTGCGGGCCGGCCCGTCCGGTCGGTGACGGCGCGTTCGAAAGAACCGGTCAGCTCGGCCGGCCGGTCATTTCGAAAGGACCGGCAAACTCGAAAGGGTCGGCGTGTCCGTGCCCACCGGGAGGGCCACGGCCGGACCCGGGGATGGCTCCCGTTTGTTCCCTCCCCCGGGCGGCCGGTTTCGTTGCTGGGCCACGCCCGGACCCGGGGATGGCTCCCGTTTGTTCCCTCCCCAGAAGGCCGGCTTCGCCATGGGCCCGCGGCCGGGCTATTCGAAGGCCGACGACACCTTCCAGTTCTCCCACACCTTGCCGACCAGATCCGGACTGGGCCTGAGCACCGGCTTCCCCGGTCTCCATCCCGAGGGCGTGGCCTGGGCGCCCTTCCCGGCCCGGACAAGCTGAAAGGCCTGTATCTGTCTGAGGGTCTCGGAGACGTTGCGGCCAACGGGCGGCGTGAGCACCTCGAACCCCTGGATCACGCCATCGGGATCGATGAGGAAGCGTCCCCGGACATCGACCCCGGCGTCCGGGTCGTAGACCCCGAACGTCTCCCCCACCTTGCCCCCGGCGTCCGAGAGCATGGGGAAGGGGACGGTCTTGGCCGTGACCATGCGCGAGAGCTCATGATCGACCCACATCTTGTGCACGAACACGCTGTCCGTGCTCATCGACAAGACCTGGACCCCAAGCTGCTCGAATTCGTTGTTTTTTTCGGCGACCGCCGAAATTTCCGTGGCTCAGACAAAGGTGAAGTCCCCGGGATAAAAGCACAGGGATACCCATTTGCCGAGATATTCCGAGAGCCTAACCGAGACGAACTTCCCCCCGAAATACGCCGGGGCCGTAAAATCCGGGGCCTTTTTCCCGACAGCGATCATCGCCGTCCCTCCTTTTTCGGTCTGTCCGCCCGGGCCTTCCGCCGCGACGGCCATAGCCTTTTCGCCGACGACACCTCCGGTCGGTCTGGCGCACCCAACCGGTTCCTCCGTGGGCATGGAGCACCTCCTGCTGATGCATTGATTTGAATCGTCTATGAGCAAGCCTTTCCCATATTACGTTCATCTATGCCCAATCCGGGGGGCAGTGTAAAGGACGAGGCGACCTCGCGTCCGCGCCGAAAACGCCCCGTCTGGAAAAATTGCCGGCGGCGGCCGTTCGGCCCCTGCGAAACCCGCCGGTCCGTCGCCCGCGCCCCACCGTGGCTCCTCTTTTTTCAGAAACCGATTGCATCTTTTCCTCAGGGGGAGTATCCCCACCATCCAGTGTTATGATTTTTTATTTCATATACTGTTAATAAGAAAATTATAAAATCCATGTCGCTTCCGGGGGGGAACGCACCCGCCCAAAGGCGAAAGCCGGCTTGATGCCGGCGGCATGATTCCGACCATGGCTCACTGCCCGACGGACGTGCCCGGGGCGACATGACAGGCAACCGCGCCCGGTTTCCGGGCCGGCCCGGGCTGGCTCCCCTGGGCGAGGATCCCCGCCCCGATCCAAGCCACCCCGTATGAACTCGAACCGAACCGCCGTCGCGGGGCCTTGCCGCGCCACGGCAAAAAAACGCCGATCCGACAGGCAGGCCATGAAGCACGATCACGACGCCGTCGTCACCTTCGAGGGCAACGCCTTCGTCATCACCGCGTCCCTCTCCGGCAACCGCGTCGTGGAGGCCTGGAGCACGGGCAGGATGGTCCACGACATGAACTCCCTCCTGGGCGCCGTGGCCGACGGGAGCGGGCCGCGCTTCACCACCCGGGCGGCCTGTCTGTGCAACGCCGGCCATGCCCTGGCCGCGACCCGGGCCGTGGAGGACCTCCTCGGCGCGCACGTGCCCCCGGCCGCGCGCCTGGTGCGCGACCTGGCCCAGGCCCTGGGCTGGATTTCCGAGCACCTGGGGCATTTCTACCTGTTTCACCTCACGGACTGGACCAACCCGGGCCGGGCCCTTCGCGCGGACCCCGCCATGACCGCGCGTCTGGCGGCGCGGGACCGCCCCTGTCCGGACGCCGGAGGCCGGGCCTTCTACGCCGAGGCCGCCGCGCGCCTTTCGGCCCTGACCGCCGGCGAGGCCGGGGAAATTTTCGGGATCGCGGACTGGGACCATCCCGCCCACACGGCCTCCCCCGAGCACCATCTGCTTCTCGCCAGCCACGTCCCGGGGGCCATGGAGACCCGGGCCAGACTGGCCGAGGCCCTGGCCGCGTTGCGGTGTACCGGGCCGGACCATCCGGCCTTCCAGATCGGCGGCCTGGCCGAGAGCGCCGGCACGGCCCCGGGCGCGTCCCCGGACCTCTCGGGTCCGGCCCGGACAGTATGCGCGGCCCTTTTGGCCGCGTGCCGGGATTTCATCCTGGACACCTTCCTGCCCGACGCCCTGTGTGCGGCCGCCGCCTCCCGGGACTGGGCGGACATCGGCAAAACCGGGACCTATCTGGCCTGGGGCGACCTCCCCGGGAAAGATGGCGATCCGCCGTTTTTCCCGGGCGGCGTATTTACCCTTGGCGGCGGCATCCGGACCAACCTCGTCTCGCCGGACCTGGTATTCGAGGACAACGCACCGGCCTGGACCGCCACGGACGCCGACCGCTACCGGCTGCGCCTGGGGCCGGGGCAGCCCCGCTACCAGTGGAAAAACGACGATTTCACGTGGTTCGGAGTACCCCGCCACGCCGGGCTGGCCTGCGAGGTCGGCCCCCTGGCCCGGGTCCTCGGGGCCTGCGCCACGGGCAACGACGCGGTGAAAGGCCTTGTGGACAGCGCCCTGCACCGGCTGAACCTGCCCCTTGCGGCCCTGGATTCCACCCTGGGCCGGATGCTGGCCCGGGCCATCGAGGCCGCCGCCCTGATCCAGGCCGCCCTGTCCTGGCTGGACTCCCTGGACGTCCTCCTGGCCGAAGGCCCTGTCCCGCTTCGGGCCGACATCCGGAACCTGCCCGCCTCGGGCGAGGGCGTGGGACTGGCCGAGATCGCCCGTGGCGCGCTTGTCCACCGCATCCGCATGGAAAAAAGGCGCATCATCCGCCACGACTCACTGGTTCCCTCCCTGTGGAACTTCTCCCCGCGAGGCGCCGACGGCGTACGCGGCCCCCTGGAACAGGCCCTGCTTGGCACGCCCGTGGCCGACCCCGGCCGGCCCCTGGAAATTCTGCGCACGGTGCACGCCTTCGATCCCTGCAACGCCTGCCTCCTGCGGGTGGAGGACGGCGACGCCTCGCGCGTGGTGGCTGTCGCCGCCAAATAGACGCCCGGAAAGGACGACAACATGGACGCCAAGGATATTCTTGCCGCGCTGCAAGACGAAATGGGACAGGAGGCCCTGTTCCAAAAGGCCGACGCGGTGCGCGCCAAGCACTGCGGCAACGTGGCCCAACTACGCGGCGTGGTGCATTTCTCCAATTACTGTTGCCGCGACGACCTCTATTGCGGCCTGCGCAAAAGCAACCCGGACATCACCCGGTTTCGCATGACCGGGGACCAGATCGTGGACACGGCCCTGGCCATCGCCGAGGCCGGCCTTGGGACCGTGGTGCTCCAGTCCGGCGAGGACTCCCACTATACCCGCCAGATGCTGTGCTCCATCATCCGGCGCATCGTCGCCCAGGCCGACGTGGCCGTGACCCTAAGCCTCGGCGAGCGGCCCATCGATGACCTGCGGGCCTTCCGCGACGCCGGGGCCACCCGGTACCTCATGAAGCACGAGACCATGAACCCGGACCTCTACGCCCGGATGCGCCCGGGCCTGCGCCTTGTCGACCGCATCCGGACCATCGAGACCCTGCGCGAGCTCGGCTACCAGACCGGGGTCGGCAACGTGGTCGGGCTTCCCGGCCAGACCGACGCCGACCTGGCCGCGGATATCGTCTTTTTCCAGGACTTCCAGCCGGACATGGTCAATATCGGGCCGTTTATCCCCCACGCGGACACCCCCCTTCGCCACGAGGCCACGGGAGACATGGACCGCATGCTGCGGGTCTTCGCCCTGGCCCGCATCGTGACCCAAAACACCCACCTGGCCGCGGCCAACACCGTGGCCACCCTGGACCCCGACAACGGCCAGTACCGGGCCTTTGTCCAGGGCGGGGCCAACGTGATCATGCCCAACTGCAACCCCTTTCTCAAAAGCAAGACCGACAAGATCGAATACGAATTCCAGATCACCACCAAGAAACGCTACGTCTCCGTCGACGAGGCCAGAGAGGTCCTGCGCCGGGCCGGACGCGACGCCGCGCCGGGACGCGGGGATTCCCTCAAGATGCGAGGAGAATACCATGATTAAGATCGCCATCTACGGCAAGGGCGGCATCGGCAAATCCACGGTGACCTCGGGCATCTCGGCCGCCCTGGCCATGGACGGACACCGGGTCATGCAGATCGGCTGCGACCCCAAGACCGATTCGACCATCAACCTGCTCGGCGGCGCCACCCCGCCTCCCATCCTGCAATACCTCCAGGAACAGGGACGCCCCGCCAGCCTGGACGCCCTGGTGCGCACCGGGTTCGGCAACGTGGCCTGCCTGGAGATCGGCGGCCCGACGCCCGGGGTCGGCTGCTTCGGCCGGGGCATGCTCACGGCCTTCGAACTTCTGGACGAGATGAACGCCTACGCCGCCTACGCCCCGGACGTGGTCCTCTACGACATCCTGGCCGACATCGTCTGCGGCGGCATCGCCGTGCCCATGCGCGAGGGCTTCGCCGACAAGGTGGCCATCGTCACCTCGGGCGAGAAAATGGCCCTCCTGGCGGCCAGAAACATCATCCTGGCCCTGCGCAACTTCGCGGACCGCAACTACGCCGAACTCGGCGGCCTGATCCTCAACCGCCGGGACATGCCCGACGAAATCGAACGCGTCACGGACTTCGCCCGGGAGATGGATACCGTGATCCTGGGGGTCATCCCCCGCGACCGGACCATCCACGCCTTCGAGGAAAAAGGACAGACCATCGTCGAGGGCGATCCGTCCCTGCCCACCTCGGCCAGATTCTTCGAACTGGCCCGGACCCTGGCCGCCTTCGCCAGGAAGCGCGACGCGGCGTAGTCGCGAAGAATGAAAGCATGCCTCCGGCGGCCAAAGGGGCACTGCCCCTTTGGAATCCCGGAAAGGGCGTGGCGAAGGAGCCT
Proteins encoded:
- a CDS encoding nickel-dependent hydrogenase large subunit, which produces MKHDHDAVVTFEGNAFVITASLSGNRVVEAWSTGRMVHDMNSLLGAVADGSGPRFTTRAACLCNAGHALAATRAVEDLLGAHVPPAARLVRDLAQALGWISEHLGHFYLFHLTDWTNPGRALRADPAMTARLAARDRPCPDAGGRAFYAEAAARLSALTAGEAGEIFGIADWDHPAHTASPEHHLLLASHVPGAMETRARLAEALAALRCTGPDHPAFQIGGLAESAGTAPGASPDLSGPARTVCAALLAACRDFILDTFLPDALCAAAASRDWADIGKTGTYLAWGDLPGKDGDPPFFPGGVFTLGGGIRTNLVSPDLVFEDNAPAWTATDADRYRLRLGPGQPRYQWKNDDFTWFGVPRHAGLACEVGPLARVLGACATGNDAVKGLVDSALHRLNLPLAALDSTLGRMLARAIEAAALIQAALSWLDSLDVLLAEGPVPLRADIRNLPASGEGVGLAEIARGALVHRIRMEKRRIIRHDSLVPSLWNFSPRGADGVRGPLEQALLGTPVADPGRPLEILRTVHAFDPCNACLLRVEDGDASRVVAVAAK
- a CDS encoding AAA family ATPase translates to MIKIAIYGKGGIGKSTVTSGISAALAMDGHRVMQIGCDPKTDSTINLLGGATPPPILQYLQEQGRPASLDALVRTGFGNVACLEIGGPTPGVGCFGRGMLTAFELLDEMNAYAAYAPDVVLYDILADIVCGGIAVPMREGFADKVAIVTSGEKMALLAARNIILALRNFADRNYAELGGLILNRRDMPDEIERVTDFAREMDTVILGVIPRDRTIHAFEEKGQTIVEGDPSLPTSARFFELARTLAAFARKRDAA
- a CDS encoding Coenzyme F420 hydrogenase/dehydrogenase, beta subunit C-terminal domain → MEKSFTNLIEEVQKPGLCHRCGGCVTFCSAINFGALELGPDGSPRYKDPEKCIECGICYMICPVNHELDNETRNLVNWHEPMGNVIGTTVARAMDPEVRAAGTDGGVVTAILLRLFDQGHIDGAIVCRQTGPFQRRPALARTREDILAAAGSHYDVSHGMEAFGGEYATYTTYSPSIQAFGALSREHLGRVAFVGTPCQVKTLRKMQAMGIVPSDAIKYTLGLFCTRNFLFGDTERARLEQIGGFSWDDIVKVNVRERLQIFTRDGEVKKIEFDKLDFMTRSACRYCDDYSAEYADLSFGGVGADPGWTTVISRTPLGRAALADARGTVIEQRSVSEKPKYASDAMAKVEELSRKKKAAAIRHRGERRVG
- the hydE gene encoding [FeFe] hydrogenase H-cluster radical SAM maturase HydE; translation: MDAKDILAALQDEMGQEALFQKADAVRAKHCGNVAQLRGVVHFSNYCCRDDLYCGLRKSNPDITRFRMTGDQIVDTALAIAEAGLGTVVLQSGEDSHYTRQMLCSIIRRIVAQADVAVTLSLGERPIDDLRAFRDAGATRYLMKHETMNPDLYARMRPGLRLVDRIRTIETLRELGYQTGVGNVVGLPGQTDADLAADIVFFQDFQPDMVNIGPFIPHADTPLRHEATGDMDRMLRVFALARIVTQNTHLAAANTVATLDPDNGQYRAFVQGGANVIMPNCNPFLKSKTDKIEYEFQITTKKRYVSVDEAREVLRRAGRDAAPGRGDSLKMRGEYHD
- the prxU gene encoding thioredoxin-dependent peroxiredoxin (Most members of this family contain a selenocysteine.): MPTEEPVGCARPTGGVVGEKAMAVAAEGPGGQTEKGGTAMIAVGKKAPDFTAPAYFGGKFVSVRLSEYLGKWVSLCFYPGDFTFVUATEISAVAEKNNEFEQLGVQVLSMSTDSVFVHKMWVDHELSRMVTAKTVPFPMLSDAGGKVGETFGVYDPDAGVDVRGRFLIDPDGVIQGFEVLTPPVGRNVSETLRQIQAFQLVRAGKGAQATPSGWRPGKPVLRPSPDLVGKVWENWKVSSAFE